A stretch of DNA from Hemitrygon akajei chromosome 4, sHemAka1.3, whole genome shotgun sequence:
ctattTTAGCACTGCACAGGGGTTAACTTACCACTTTGATCATCATACCCTTTTCCTAAACACTAATCACACAGGTACTCAAGCGAAGGGATCGGACTGTCTTCTGGAATGATGTgcagttaattttttttaattgtagATGTCTCAAGAATGAAAGTTTAGTCCATAGCTTGCTACTTTTGACCCAGTGTTTCTCAAGGTGACAACACTGACTGAGATACGATTACCCAAGACTGCCAAGCTATACACCAACTCCAACCTGACAACTGCGAGACACCATCCGTGTGCAAGTTTGTTTGATTCTATGAAAGGTTATACAATTAAATCTATTTAAGTTTCTTTGAATATTTTAACTGATTACTTCATCTTGTTTAAGATCCAAATATATTAAACTTGTCATAGACTGCAGCTGCTGCCTATGTATGATGTTCCAAACTGTTCCAAGTTCCAACTTATCCCTACCAAGCTGCCCACAGACTTAACAGCTCAGGACTCCCACTATTCTTTCTTGCTGTCTTGTTAAAGTGTACGAACagtaaccagacagatcatcttTCAAACTTAAGATTTTTTTTGTAAACCATGAGCAATAATTTGCAAACCACTTTGCAAACCACAGATGGGACCACAACACATAACTTACacactttactttgaaacatataTATCAGTAAAAGTTTGCATATTAAATGGACAGATACTCCTGTTTAGGTTCAATACAAGCACAACTGGCAGTTATTTATGATTTGaaaggacacacacacatacatgcatCTAGAAATTATGGAgtttatttttgcatctttggctgTATTTTGACAAAGTACACATTTATGAGATTCAAATTCTCAAATAAGAATGGGAAAGAGGATCCCTTCAGTTTTCTGGGCTTAATTCAGAAAATTTATGTATGAAATATGCTCATTTGGCAGCATAACAGTATGGAAGTGCAAGAGGTAGATTTACACTTCTAATCTACAAAGGATATTTTCTGGATCTCAAAAATAAGAGGGTCTAGTAAGCGATATAGATGGAGACAGGGAAAGATATTAGCAAGTATCAAATATTTAGTTTATCTCCTAGTATGGCAAGTACACACAGCAAGTAAAATTGCCAACGAACTGTAAAGCCAGCATTAAATGTTGGAAATGTTTAAAAAAGGCTAGATTTAATTTACTGATGGCACTTGGGTTGTGTTGCTGATAGAACCTGTTTCATTACCACAACTGAAGATCAGATGGTTTCCAAAATGAGTGGCTGATCCACATGCCAAGTTAATGGATGGATGAAAAATCTACCCCAGAGATGGATTATTAATCTCAGGGAATTTTGTGGCAGCATATGACAGATGTTCCTTGAGCTCCACTCATTAAAATTGTGATCAAGATATCATATACCATAATGGAAAATATTTGCTTTGTATTAAATGCCTTGTATCACATGCCAGTTTTTTTTGGAAGTGCTAAGCAAACACAGAAGGGAAGCCACCTAATTTTAATTGTTTGTGAAATCCCCTTTTAAACTACAAATTATAGATTTTTATATTCACAAAATAAAATGCATAATTTTACTCTTCTTAGAACTCTGCAATAAAATCTAAGGTCAATAGAAGATTAAGATCTAGATTTCCCTCTCAAGCACAAATGCAGCATGGCATTCCAGCAAGTACATATGTAGACAAAATGATTTGCATTACAAGGTGGCATGACTATCACTGTAAATAGCAGGCAATATTTTTATTCCCAATATCTTATTAAAAATGAAATATACATAACCCAAATACAGGCATGTTCTATAGAGAGCGCTGTAAAACCAGTGTTGGCCAAGCCCCATGCCAGCACCTATTGGGATGAGGAAGGCCTATCTATCTCACTGCTCCCCTTTCTGACCCAGGGAGCAAGGTGTGGACTGCAAAGGGGTCATTTGCAGCAGAGTAAAGACACCACACCCTAAGAGCTCTAAAGCCTCTGACAGCTACAAAATTGGGAGCAGGTATTGCTAGGTGTAAAAGCTATCaattttaattgtttttaaaCTCTCACATTGAGgcatttaaaaatattaaaattgaaaGTAAAATTAAAACACTAAATTATAAAAAAACTGAAAAGGAGTAACAACAATGCCCCTTTCCTTCAAGTCTCTAGGCCCCATTGCTCAAATCAATGAAGACTTTAATCCTGCACCAAGTACTGTCACTAACCTCTATGGAAGTCCAATATTGTAATAACTTGAGGGATTTGGTCCTTCAAATCTTTATGTTCCCATCTTTCACATTTCATTGTACAAGTTTCAGTACTTTAGTTTCAATGCCCAAATGCTGGTGCATAAGCCAGCCCAATGATTAATTCAAATCTCTCCCACTCCACATCAACTCAATCACTATCTACACAAAATGCTATTCTTGAATATAATGTTTAAAGTGCCCTGGTAATCCAATCaaccaaaaaacaaaaaaagtccACCCAGAAGTAGTATCAGCATTGATTGCTGCAAGAAATTGCTTCCCAATATTTTTCAATGTTGACTCTTTTATAGTGCAGCACTAAGAGACATAGACCTTTAAACCTAATGGATAAACATAATCAATTTAAAATGTATATAATGCACACTATTGTAGAAAAATGTGATTGAACAAAAAGGTACTCTTATCTATTGTAAACTTCAAATGATGAAATTGACATCATGCAAGTGTTTCATATATAAGCAGATTAATAACCTTGTGAAAATACAACATATAGCTCAaagcaaataaaaacaaaagctATTTCAAAAGACTGAAATATTAGCATCTTGATTTGTACATCTTCAGACAAAAGTCAAATTGAAATCACCAATGACATGCCAAacaatgaaataataacaccataaTTTCACCAATGGGTTTGACCTGATTAAATGTCCTGAAACATCAGTAAACTAAATATTTGTATCAATAGATTAACTGATTTCCCTCCCCTAAAAACAACTCCATCACAATGGACATATTTAATTGTACATTCAATAAATGAATGAacaggaataaagttctaaaagATTTCTAAAACGCTTTTCAAAAAAGGAAAAAGTGTCTAGATTGCAAAGAATACCCAAATTCTATTGCCTTTCACACAATTGTTGACTAAACATATATACCACAGAGCATGCCTGCATAAGGCATTATAGTGTCGTCACAAATCAAACCCTATACCTAATTCACCATAGCTTTGAATGTCAGATGAGCAAATATCTCATTTAGAGCAGTACAAAATGTAAGGAACTGCCACAGTTGTAGAATGACAATGTTAGGATGCATACAATTGGTACATAATTGTACATGAAATTCAGAGCAGCAACTTTCCGATACATATCATTTGGATCTACATTTTTCACCTTAATCTGCACTGCTTAACACATACAACTGCACTATCAATCCATATGCGGTGAGCAGTGCAAACTAACAGGCAAAAATGTGCTTATTTCACTTCCATTTAAAAAGGTGACTACATGTCAAATCCAATTATAAAATCTAATAGAATAATAAATTGGTGGGGTGCAGAGGGGAGGCAATGGAAGAAACTGCAACAAATTCTACTCAGATTGGGCCAATAAGTAAGGAATGTTTAGAACCAAATCAAATTAGAAGCAGAAATAGAAAGCGCTgggaatgctcagcaggtcaagcagtgtctGTGGGAAGAAAGAAAGCATTAATGTTTCATTTTCTGAACTTAACTGCTTCAGATTAGTAAagtaagaaactgcagatgctggaaaaacgaaattttaaaaaaatccagaAAATACTTATTAGCTCCTGAAGTATCTAAAGGAGattaatgttttttaaaaaatcaactgGAGAGCTGAGAAAACTGGCATATTTTAAACTGCAGAGATGGGGAAGACTGGAGAGAGCAAAGCAAATTATCTGTGGAGACCACTGCCCAAGTAACTCAGTTGATTTTACTGGTGTTGAAGAATGGAAAATGAATGCTTAAAAGTTATAGCTTAGAACAAACAAGTAACAAGATATTGGAACTTTGCATGGCAGAACAGAGTAATTTCAAGAAATCAGAATTAAATGAGAATGCTGGGAATACTCTTATCACCAAGTAGCATCCGCaggaaaaaaaaatgaattaGTGTTACAGGTAAATATCTGATAGCAAACACATTTATCTTTGAACAAAAACTTCCAGTTCTACATTTCTAAATTACAACTAGGTAACTGTACCACTCAAATTAATTGAATGCAAAAGGAACCTTCATTTTACCAGTTTCAGATAACTTCACACACAGGCCAGGAAACCAAGTGTATCCTAACTTCCTGTGTGATTTAGTTGATACTGGGATTCTTTCAAACTTTAACTGCCTTATATTGTGAAATAGCCCAATTCGTGCTACATGGCCTAAATTAAAAGCAAACAATGAGACAAAAAAAGAGAATACTTAATTTGAGTAATATTGAAAGATATGAAACAATCCACAGCCTATAAATTCCTATCACATTAAAAAAACAGTACACCAGAGAAAAATAAAACCAAGGAATGATATATTAAAGAATGATCATCAGTATGCTTATCACACTGAGCATAAATAAGAAAGGTAAAAAGTTACAAAAAGATGTGTAAAATAATGAAAATGTTATTTTGTTACATAGCTGCTACCACAAATAATATAACTACTGCACTGTTGGTGGTAATATATTGTCTGATGATGCTTGGCAAGTTCTATCAAAAATTTTTTTATTTATGACCTATTGTACTCCAGCTAATTATTACTATTAAATAGCAACTTAATTCCCCAAAGGAACTTTTACTTATATTAATTATCTGCAGTAAAAATGGTTCATAGGAATTTCTTGTCTATTCTTACACTTAAGATTGTATTGCAACCATTAGAATTACTTCCATTATAAAGGAACCTTTATATAAACTAAGTACACTATAAAACAAATCTTTTCATTTAGATAGCTCTGATTTGACTGCAGCAGAAACAGGACAATTAAAGGCTCAAACATGTACCGTAATTCTCTGCTAGGTTCAGTGCCCATCTGCAATATACTATCTGACAAACACACAATGATAGCACTTTGTATTTCAATCAGTGCTACACTGTGGCATTACTATAGGGTTGTAGTTACAATTTCTTTACACCAAGACACATTAAATTCAAGTGACATGATAATGAATATATCACACATTCCCAAGCAATTCGTTTTGAGAAAACTATAGGAAATTTCTCAAAACACTAACAGATTAAGTACTACACCAGGAGAGAGAAGTGCCAAATACTTCCCTCAAGGAGAGTTCCTCCACTGTTCCCAGAACAAAAAAACCCTGTATAACTTTATAACACCAGTTAAATGACCACTTTGCAAAAGAAATCAAAGGGTGACATTCTATGCAAACTAACTTTACTTCCACTGCTATAGAAAATGTAGAATATAGCTGtaacttttaaaataaaattatttggaTTGTCATTTTATGCATTTAAGTGACAATTTAGAATAGTCACATTTTACTGTGTTACCTTGCGATTGTCATATGCAAAGGTTGAGTTGCAAGAACTTAAGGGCTTTGGCTGCAATatgagggcatatttgcaggtTAATAATCTGTACTGACTAATAATCTCTTATAATACATTTAGTTATTTAAagacagcaatggaatagtgCAAATATATTAGGCTGCAAATAATTCCAACTGATGTTATAAAGTTACATAATGTGCCTTTGTTAATAGGTCACAGTGCAAAAAAGCTGTCATAACACTATTGAATACCTTGTATGGGGTATTAATGTGTATCCATTAATCAAAAATTTCTAGATATGTTGGTAACTTCTACTTGTTAATGCCAAGGATTAATCTTGCGCACCCGGTATTCATGACTCACATCGTTAAAAAGGTAGCAGCATAGCAATTCCATACTTATGACAAATCCATTGGTGGTATTGAATGCTTTTGGTTCTTCATTTATGTGCCCTTGTGATGCAATTAGTACAATTTGTCATTTTGTTTCAATAAATGACAGCACTGCACTGAAGTGGCTGCCTAGGCGCAAATCTAAACTACTAATCAATGGTCATCTCCAGTTGATATAGGGAAAATAGCATAGCACCCAATAGCTATTCTTTTAAAGTGCAAAAATATTAAAGGCTACCAAATACCTATCACAGTTATATGTGTCAGCGATGACTCTCTCTACCCATAACCGTGTCCTAATAAAAAGGAGGAAGAATTGTATGCATTCTTATATTCCAGACAACTCTGGGGCAAGCCTTTGGCACACCAGTCTGTGGTTATTTCCATGGTTAAATCAGTATGTATGGAATAAAGTATTTATAATGCACTTTTTGTTGGTTATAAATTAGTCAATGTGCAATAAATAAACCAAACTGAGCTATTAGGGAATTATTGCCTACTTAAAAACCCTATTACTTTACCAATAGGGGAAAGGTTCTGGGGAGGAGGGGTTTAAGGTGAGGTGGCAAAAGATGTGTACTGGATTCTGTGCACATTGTACTAACCAGTATTAAATATTTCAGAAACTACTGTTCAAATTTTGTAAACTGAAGATCACAAACATAGATAGACATGCAAAATGTAGATCACATTTTGTGCTGATGTGAGTATTATGTTGCCATATTATATGACAACCACAGATTTTGATAGCTTAAAAGCTGTACAAAAGCTTGATTCTTTCAGTAAGACAATGGGCCTGAGGCTCATTTGCTGTGAATCAAGTGAAATAAGTTGGTACAACTTTACTTACAGCAGGCAGGCTGTAACTGTTCACGTAGAGAGTAGATGCACATTTTTCCGTGAAGGTTTTAACGAGAAGTCAGTCTTATTTCTGTTGGTAGGTTGTACTGAAAAAGACAAAGTAACTCAATGCTCATTTGTAAAATTAATTTTTCCAAAAATTCAGATGGCGTTTTCAAAATGCAAATGACAACCAGAGAAAATGAACTCCTTTATGAAAACCTAAACTGAGTCCATTTAAAGTATTTTgtttcttcgagggacagactaataaaataaaattggtaAAAATATTTCTTTTACATTGCACAAGCATTTCaacagaggaagaataaaggagagGTATGATAAGAGGATGAAGACAGGAGTCAAGGACTTGAGGGAGATTATTGACAGAGAAAGAAGGGAAGAAAGAAGATGTGTGGTGAGATGAAAAGTAGAGATGAGTGTTGCAAGGTTGTTTTTATAACGTAggacagggagagggaaggtggaaTAGGTAAGGATGGAGCAGCTGGGTAAGAGATAAGGATGCTGAAGCAGATGAGGATGCATggaaataaagtagtgaggttgaaggtaacacaagaggacatggatagGAGATAGTGAACAGATAAGGAGGAAGAGTGCCAGACTGGGTGAAGTATGACTTTGGGGAAAAGGTTCCATACCAAAATTTTTAGGGGGGCAGGGGAGAAAGAGGGTGTCCTGAGAAGGAAGAGAATGGAGAAGTAGGAATGAGAATATACTGAACCGACACATAGGAGGAAGGAGTAAGCTGAATGGTGTTGAGGGTGAGAATGGTGATGACCATCAATAGGAAAGCCAATGGGGAATTACAAAAGGAATAGCAGGGGAGGTATGACATTCTGCAGTTTAGGTGATGCCACTGTGAAGATATTGACTTTGGGATAGGTCAGGTGGTTGGGGTATGAGACCAAGGAGTCAGAGATGAAAATGTGATTGGATAATGATGGAGGATGAAAGGCAGCAATTAAGTAATGGATTGATGTGGTTGGATGGTAATCGATGGGAAGAAGGGTTTGATGATGACTGGGATTGGAAATTGAGAAGCAAGCATTAGTGAAAGTCAAGGCATGGCTAATACAGCCAACAATAAACAGTTAAAGTGAATGAGAACTGGGAAAGGGGAATAATCTGAATACAAAACTTAAGCTGCAAGGTAACTGACTGAATGGGAGTTGGAGATGGTCGACAGGCAAACTAATGACAAAGCTGAAACTAACTGTATGGATAAAAAAAGTTACAGTGGGTTAAAGAAAATATTGGTGAGGAGTGTGAGTGGAGTTTATGGGTGTTAGGTCTAAGTACCCAGGGCTAAAAACGTGTGGAGGGCAATGACCATACACGGCTCTGAGAGATGACTGGGGGTGAAAAGACAGGCAAATAGAGAAGAGATGGTGACTGCtatggaatggaagggggaaggtggTAAAAGGGGAATGAGAAATGGTGATGGGAGGACAAACAGCAACCCAGGAGAGGTGGTGATGAGTAGGAATTAGCAACAGGAGCAAAAGGCAAATAGAGTGGCAGCCAGGATGATGACATGACAGTGCTAATTGGAATAAATACTACAGAAAAGATGAAAAGGACAGCATTTGGCAGGAGGGGTAACACGGTGATCCAGCTAGTGAAGATAGCAGGATTGCAATTATGGGAGGGGAAAATGACTGGGATGGCAATTGGGCAAGGAACAAAAGTAGCAGGATAGGGACACTGGAAGTGATTTCAGAGTTAAAGTAGAAATGATAGCAAAAGTTTAAGTACTGGATGTCAGTcttcctcttcttcctcttcaCTGTTCGCCACTGTCTCCCTTGACAGCTCGGCTCTCCTGTCCCTGCGTTTCTCCTGGATTGCCCTCATCTCCTCGGCGTACCGGATGAAGTTATCGCCGAAACGGGCCCAGGCTTTGCTGGGGACGGTGATGGAGTGGCGGTAAGCCGGCTTGACTTCGCTCACTCTCAGAAACACCCCGTAGCGATTGGAGCCGACGTCGAAAAAGAACCTCTTGTTGTCGACGGGCACAGAGGTCCCTTCGGGCAGCTCTGGCGGCACAAGAGCTAATGTGCCGTCGCCCAGATCGCCGCTTCCGCCTCCCGGGCCTGGCCCGCCGCCAACGCCAAAATCCTCGATCAACCGAGCCAAAGCGTCCCTAAACTCGATGAGGCCTTGGGCAGGGAGGGCGATGGTCTGTCCCTGTCCCGAGTAGCCCCAACCCGGGCCTCGGCTCATGGTCTGGCGGATGCGCAAGAACCGGCCGCGCTGGTTTTCCTTCAAGTCCAGGTAATACTTGCGGTTTTCCCGCACTAGGTACTCGCTTTTCAGAACCCGCTGCGGCGGCACCTCCCCTGGAGCCAGCGGGGCCCGAGCTTGTGGCTGGGCTTGGATCGGCGGGTGGAGGTGGTGGTGCGGCGGCGGAGGCCTGCGGGAACTGGCGTCGCCAATTCCTCCTCCGCCGGGCCCGAGTTGCGCGTAGTGTTCGATGAAGTCGCCCAGCCGGTCGCGCATCTCGGCCGCCAGCGGCATGGAGACGGTGAGCCGACTCTTTCGGCCCGCTGTGCCCACCTCGGCAATCTTCAGGAAGCGGCCTTTGGCGTTCTGCTTGACATCCAGGTAGAAGCGCTTGTTTTGGATATCCACCCGCTTCGAGGCCAACTCCTGGGTCTGCAGTAGCAACGGCGGCGGCGGTGGGGGTCCGGCAGTAGGCGAGGCCTCATCCGccgcctcctcatcctccacGGCCGCTGCTGTGCTCTCTTCTTCCCCTTCGGGGAGCGGGTCTGGAGGCGGTAACGGAGAGTCCTGGAGCACCGCGGCCTCGGCCGGCGCCCCACTCTCACCCTCGCTGTCTCTGTCCGCCATGAAGGGCTGGCGAGAATTCCCGGCCTTCAGAAGGCTGTCGGCCCTCTCGAAATCGGGTAAACTCTCTGCGCCGACCCGCTCGCGCCGCCACCTGCCAACCGCCGCCGCTCGCGCCTCTACGTATGCTCGCACGCGGCGTGAGAGCCCCAGGCGGACGGAGAACGATCCCGCCCCCGTCACCATGACGACAAGCGGCGTCTGGCCTTCCGATCGAAACCCTGCGAAGTAGCCCACTCAATCGAGCACTCAAGAGGGCGATATGGAAATTCAAATCAATCGGTGAAATACATTACTCTGTGTATTCTAAGACACTTAAAATTAACACCGAATTTTTCCTGCTAATGTACACAGCGTAAGCCACCGAAAACGCTGCAGTTTTGTTGATAAGGCGATGTGATGCGACTTTACCAATCGAGCACAGAGAGATCGAACGTGTCCCGGATGGCACGCGTGCGTGGTTTGGTCACGTGGTTGACCACTCGGTCCGGTTGGTGGAGCGCATCCGGAAGGCGTTGGACATCAAGGACGGGTTCGTGTTTGGAGGCCCTTGCTGGCGGGAAATCGAGTAGAGCTCTCGAGCTGTGAGAGGGGAGGTGGTGCTTTCAGTTTTCTGGTAATTTGCGATGTAGTACAATTCATTTCTGTACCTAATTTAAAAAATCCATGACTTTTTTTCCTACTGCCTTTAAACCGTACAGTTAATATCTACTGACCTGTTGACCGGTCGCTTTAGACAACCGTCATTTTATTTAAGAACGTTTTAGTCGGCAGAAATAATTGCTGTGTTGGTATTGTTTTCCTTCAACAGTGGAGGTTGCAACAACTTCATCAGGATGACAGTGTGCACCAGATTTTAATCAATCAAAAGTCATATATTCTTTCGTACGTGACACTGCACCGAGGGGGGAGAAAGGTAATGCTGGAACACTGACGGAGTGAATGACCTGGGTCAGAACTGAGGCTCATCACCTCCACTCGCGTGAATAAATGGCATTCAGTACACTATTAAGGGATAAATGCCTTAAGCCTCAATTCTAATTTGGAATATACAGTGTACATATTTTTT
This window harbors:
- the LOC140726314 gene encoding transcriptional regulator protein Pur-beta-like: MADRDSEGESGAPAEAAVLQDSPLPPPDPLPEGEEESTAAAVEDEEAADEASPTAGPPPPPPLLLQTQELASKRVDIQNKRFYLDVKQNAKGRFLKIAEVGTAGRKSRLTVSMPLAAEMRDRLGDFIEHYAQLGPGGGGIGDASSRRPPPPHHHLHPPIQAQPQARAPLAPGEVPPQRVLKSEYLVRENRKYYLDLKENQRGRFLRIRQTMSRGPGWGYSGQGQTIALPAQGLIEFRDALARLIEDFGVGGGPGPGGGSGDLGDGTLALVPPELPEGTSVPVDNKRFFFDVGSNRYGVFLRVSEVKPAYRHSITVPSKAWARFGDNFIRYAEEMRAIQEKRRDRRAELSRETVANSEEEEEED